A single window of Vespula pensylvanica isolate Volc-1 chromosome 23, ASM1446617v1, whole genome shotgun sequence DNA harbors:
- the LOC122636710 gene encoding leucine-rich repeat-containing protein 4B isoform X1, translated as MPRGSLLILLVMMAATTRLVSPDKCAEECTCKWKNGKRTVECIDRALTSIPEEIDSETQVLDMSGNHVRSLPSNIFVRVRLTNLQRLYLRECRIDRIDSEALTGLTNLVELDLSNNLLSGVPSASFSNTPFLRDLVLAYNHLERIHSYAFKNTPNLVKLDLSHTKLIEIEAKGFRGLESLESLKLNENELTTLHPGTFEPLNKLTSIELHDNPWICDCRLREMKLWLVKHNLPTLVAPVCHGPEQLLDRVFTDLVIDDFACRPVLLIASHYAEATIGENASIVCRVSAIPPAKVKWYWNGRLLTNHSAFSSYQKVLIFEEGQFRKRSTLVLTNAQETDSSEFYCVAENRAGSVEANFTLHVSLRTAGMSTLGSGQIAGISAALVGLILFILLIILILFIRLRRMPLKDMKSQTPVETVSGEGNGETINPMENPSTTSSLARRKREEIETTSFGIDAKPPVSLNLSYVQRPQTALVQNESDYSNVTRYDERNQGGIGGCGRSSLVVPPTGGCFSSTTSLMPIDNPDLIRDTRRGSAEDLTPYGAGGDFVGGVGRMELVDDGKILYSSCLWDSSTATTRDSTGNNSCRDGCRDNCRGASLQVSSYTSSKETLAVVAPTVEQFPPGAKQMRVWQKGVPVLPPVSALKRVLGSTRSSPDEGYQEGTGTDV; from the coding sequence ATGCCGAGGGGTTCATTGTTAATCCTTTTAGTAATGATGGCAGCGACAACGAGATTAGTTAGTCCAGACAAATGTGCCGAGGAGTGTACCTGCAAATGGAAAAATGGTAAACGTACCGTAGAATGTATAGATCGTGCTTTAACGAGTATACCAGAAGAGATCGATTCAGAGACACAAGTGTTGGACATGAGCGGGAACCATGTAAGAAGCTTGCCGAGTAACATCTTCGTACGTGTACGCCTGACGAATCTCCAGCGTCTCTATCTACGCGAGTGTCGTATCGACCGAATCGACTCGGAGGCTTTGACCGGCCTGACGAACTTGGTCGAGCTCGATCTAAGCAATAATTTGTTATCAGGGGTGCCAAGTGCTAGTTTTTCGAACACTCCCTTTTTACGTGACCTAGTGTTGGCGTACAATCACTTGGAAAGGATTCATTCCTATGCCTTTAAGAATACACCCAACTTGGTTAAGCTCGATCTCTCTCATACGAAGTTGATCGAGATCGAAGCCAAAGGATTTCGCGGTTTAGAGTCATTGGAAAGTTTGAAATTGAATGAAAACGAATTGACTACGTTACATCCCGGTACGTTTGAACCATTGAACAAACTCACCAGTATCGAACTACACGATAATCCATGGATTTGCGATTGTCGTTTGCGAGAGATGAAGTTGTGGCTTGTAAAGCATAACTTGCCGACATTGGTGGCGCCCGTTTGTCACGGACCTGAACAATTATTGGATAGAGTTTTTACCGATCTAGTGATCGACGATTTTGCCTGTCGTCCTGTACTTTTAATAGCGAGTCATTATGCCGAGGCTACGATCGGCGAGAATGCTAGTATAGTGTGTAGAGTCAGTGCTATACCACCTGCCAAAGTTAAATGGTATTGGAACGGTCGGTTGTTAACCAATCATTCGGCGTTTAGTAGCTATCAGAAGGTCTTGATATTCGAGGAGGGACAATTTCGCAAGAGAAGTACATTGGTACTGACCAATGCACAGGAGACTGACTCCAGTGAGTTTTACTGTGTCGCCGAAAATCGTGCTGGTAGCGTGGAAGCTAATTTCACGCTTCACGTGTCATTAAGAACGGCTGGGATGTCGACGTTAGGATCGGGACAAATAGCAGGGATATCGGCAGCATTGGTAGGCCTGATACTCTTCATCCTACTGATCATCctaattcttttcattcgtctAAGAAGAATGCCCCTGAAAGACATGAAATCTCAAACACCGGTTGAAACGGTGTCTGGCGAAGGCAACGGCGAAACGATAAACCCAATGGAAAACCCATCGACGACCTCGTCTTTGGCTCGAAGAAAACGCGAAGAGATCGAAACAACGTCGTTCGGGATCGATGCGAAACCGCCGGTATCCTTGAACCTAAGTTACGTTCAAAGACCGCAAACGGCTTTGGTCCAGAACGAAAGTGACTATAGTAACGTTACGAGATACGACGAGCGTAATCAAGGTGGTATCGGTGGTTGTGGTAGATCGTCGTTGGTAGTACCACCAACCGGTGGTTGTTTTTCATCAACTACGTCATTGATGCCCATCGATAATCCTGATTTGATAAGGGACACTAGACGTGGCTCGGCCGAAGATCTAACGCCTTACGGTGCCGGTGGTGATTTCGTTGGTGGTGTTGGCCGTATGGAATTAGTCGACGatggtaaaatattatattccagTTGTCTTTGGGATAGTAGTACTGCTACAACGAGAGACAGCACCGGCAACAACAGTTGTAGGGATGGTTGTAGAGATAATTGCAGAGGTGCTTCGTTACAAGTCAGTTCATATACGTCGTCCAAGGAAACGCTAGCCGTTGTAGCACCAACGGTCGAACAATTTCCACCAGGTGCGAAACAAATGCGTGTATGGCAAAAGGGTGTACCCGTATTACCGCCTGTATCAGCCCTCAAACGTGTATTAGGATCCACGCGTAGCTCACCCGATGAGGGCTATCAGGAAGGCACTGGAACCGATGTCTAG
- the LOC122636710 gene encoding leucine-rich repeat-containing protein 4B isoform X2, translated as MPRGSLLILLVMMAATTRLVSPDKCAEECTCKWKNGKRTVECIDRALTSIPEEIDSETQVLDMSGNHVRSLPSNIFVRVRLTNLQRLYLRECRIDRIDSEALTGLTNLVELDLSNNLLSGVPSASFSNTPFLRDLVLAYNHLERIHSYAFKNTPNLVKLDLSHTKLIEIEAKGFRGLESLESLKLNENELTTLHPGTFEPLNKLTSIELHDNPWICDCRLREMKLWLVKHNLPTLVAPVCHGPEQLLDRVFTDLVIDDFACRPVLLIASHYAEATIGENASIVCRVSAIPPAKVKWYWNGRLLTNHSAFSSYQKVLIFEEGQFRKRSTLVLTNAQETDSSEFYCVAENRAGSVEANFTLHVSLRTAGMSTLGSGQIAGISAALVGLILFILLIILILFIRLRRMPLKDMKSQTPVETVSGEGNGETINPMENPSTTSSLARRKREEIETTSFGIDAKPPVSLNLSYVQRPQTALVQNESDYSNVTRYDERNQGGIGGCGRSSLVVPPTGGCFSSTTSLMPIDNPDLIRDTRRGSAEDLTPYGAGGDFVGGVGRMELVDDGEKNICE; from the coding sequence ATGCCGAGGGGTTCATTGTTAATCCTTTTAGTAATGATGGCAGCGACAACGAGATTAGTTAGTCCAGACAAATGTGCCGAGGAGTGTACCTGCAAATGGAAAAATGGTAAACGTACCGTAGAATGTATAGATCGTGCTTTAACGAGTATACCAGAAGAGATCGATTCAGAGACACAAGTGTTGGACATGAGCGGGAACCATGTAAGAAGCTTGCCGAGTAACATCTTCGTACGTGTACGCCTGACGAATCTCCAGCGTCTCTATCTACGCGAGTGTCGTATCGACCGAATCGACTCGGAGGCTTTGACCGGCCTGACGAACTTGGTCGAGCTCGATCTAAGCAATAATTTGTTATCAGGGGTGCCAAGTGCTAGTTTTTCGAACACTCCCTTTTTACGTGACCTAGTGTTGGCGTACAATCACTTGGAAAGGATTCATTCCTATGCCTTTAAGAATACACCCAACTTGGTTAAGCTCGATCTCTCTCATACGAAGTTGATCGAGATCGAAGCCAAAGGATTTCGCGGTTTAGAGTCATTGGAAAGTTTGAAATTGAATGAAAACGAATTGACTACGTTACATCCCGGTACGTTTGAACCATTGAACAAACTCACCAGTATCGAACTACACGATAATCCATGGATTTGCGATTGTCGTTTGCGAGAGATGAAGTTGTGGCTTGTAAAGCATAACTTGCCGACATTGGTGGCGCCCGTTTGTCACGGACCTGAACAATTATTGGATAGAGTTTTTACCGATCTAGTGATCGACGATTTTGCCTGTCGTCCTGTACTTTTAATAGCGAGTCATTATGCCGAGGCTACGATCGGCGAGAATGCTAGTATAGTGTGTAGAGTCAGTGCTATACCACCTGCCAAAGTTAAATGGTATTGGAACGGTCGGTTGTTAACCAATCATTCGGCGTTTAGTAGCTATCAGAAGGTCTTGATATTCGAGGAGGGACAATTTCGCAAGAGAAGTACATTGGTACTGACCAATGCACAGGAGACTGACTCCAGTGAGTTTTACTGTGTCGCCGAAAATCGTGCTGGTAGCGTGGAAGCTAATTTCACGCTTCACGTGTCATTAAGAACGGCTGGGATGTCGACGTTAGGATCGGGACAAATAGCAGGGATATCGGCAGCATTGGTAGGCCTGATACTCTTCATCCTACTGATCATCctaattcttttcattcgtctAAGAAGAATGCCCCTGAAAGACATGAAATCTCAAACACCGGTTGAAACGGTGTCTGGCGAAGGCAACGGCGAAACGATAAACCCAATGGAAAACCCATCGACGACCTCGTCTTTGGCTCGAAGAAAACGCGAAGAGATCGAAACAACGTCGTTCGGGATCGATGCGAAACCGCCGGTATCCTTGAACCTAAGTTACGTTCAAAGACCGCAAACGGCTTTGGTCCAGAACGAAAGTGACTATAGTAACGTTACGAGATACGACGAGCGTAATCAAGGTGGTATCGGTGGTTGTGGTAGATCGTCGTTGGTAGTACCACCAACCGGTGGTTGTTTTTCATCAACTACGTCATTGATGCCCATCGATAATCCTGATTTGATAAGGGACACTAGACGTGGCTCGGCCGAAGATCTAACGCCTTACGGTGCCGGTGGTGATTTCGTTGGTGGTGTTGGCCGTATGGAATTAGTCGACGatg
- the LOC122636804 gene encoding ATP-dependent RNA helicase me31b, whose translation MITETHMNSNHMLNSALNTKTELEKMDDVGWKAKLKIPPKDKRIKTSDVTDTRGNEFEEFCLKRELLMGIFEKGWEKPSPIQEASIPIALSGKDILARAKNGTGKTGAYSIPVLEQVDPRKDVIQALVIVPTRELALQTSQICIELAKHMDIKVMVTTGGTNLRDDIMRIYQKVQVIIATPGRILDLMDKNVANMDHCKILVLDEADKLLSQDFKGMLDHVISKLPHERQILLYSATFPLTVKQFMEKHLRDPYEINLMEELTLKGVTQYYAFVQERQKVHCLNTLFSKLQITQSIIFCNSTQRVELLAKKITDLGYCCYYIHAKMAQAHRNRVFHDFRAGLCRNLVSSDLFTRGIDVQAVNVVINFDFPKMAETYLHRIGRSGRFGHLGIAINLITYEDRFNLHRIEQELGTEIKPIPKVIDPSLYVIRPEDNNSMEEGNVSK comes from the exons ATGATAACCGAAACGCATATGAACTCAAACCACATGCTCAATTCTGCTCTCAATACGAAAACAGAATTAGAAAAGATGGATGATGTAGGTTGGAAAGCTAAACTAAAAATTCCACCAAAGGATAAACGCATAAAGACGAGT gaTGTCACTGACACACGTGGTAATGAGTTTGAAGAATTTTGCCTGAAACGAGAGTTGCTAATGGGTATTTTTGAAAAGGGTTGGGAAAAACCATCTCCAATTCAAGAAGCCAGTATCCCTATTGCATTGTCTGGTAAAGACATCTTAGCCCGAGCTAAAAATGGAACTGGCAAGACTGGAGCATATTCGATTCCAGTGCTTGAAcag GTTGACCCTCGGAAAGATGTAATTCAAGCGCTAGTAATTGTACCTACCAGAGAGTTAGCTCTTCAAACGTCACAAATCTGTATCGAACTTGCGAAACATATGGATATTAAAGTGATGGTAACTACTGGTGGTACCAACTTACGTGATGATATTATGAGGATTTATCAAaaag TACAAGTAATAATAGCAACGCCAGGAAGAATTCTTGATCTTATGGACAAAAACGTTGCGAACATGGATCACTGCAAAATATTAGTTTTGGATGAAGCAGATAAGCTTTTGTCACAAGATTTTAAAGGAATGTTGGATCATGTCATTTCTAA ATTGCCACATGAACGTCAGATTTTGCTGTATTCAGCTACCTTTCCATTAACTGTGAAACAGTTCATGGAAAAACATTTGCGAGATccatatgaaattaatttaatggaAGAATTAACATTAAAAGGTGTAACACAGTATTATGCCTTTGTACAGGAACGACAGAAAGTTCACTGCCTTAACACGCTATTCTCGAAG TTGCAAATAACACAAAGCATAATCTTTTGTAATTCGACACAACGTGTAGAATTACTGGCAAAGAAAATAACAGATCTTGGATATTGCTGTTATTATATACATGCGAAAATGGCACAGGCACATAGGAATCGTGTATTCCACGATTTTCGAGCAGGGTTATGTCGAAATCTG GTGAGCAGCGATTTGTTCACTCGAGGTATCGACGTACAAGCTGTTAACGTTGTAATCAACTTTGACTTTCCCAAGATGGCAGAAACATATCTGCATCGCATTGGTCGATCAGGAAGGTTTGGCCATTTAGGTATAGCAATTAATCTAATCACGTATGAGGATCGTTTTAACTTACATCGTATCGAACAAGAGCTTGGAACAGAAATAAAACCTATCCCAAAAGTGATAGATCCCAGTTTGTACGTAATAAGACCAGAAGACAATAATAGTATGGAAGAAGGTAATGTGTCCAAGTAG
- the LOC122636805 gene encoding protein odd-skipped-related 1-like isoform X2, which translates to MPRCLIRSMARYQKTQDRHEDTDLTWIPPSVDSKRQKRTQEVNTISTNNVWMCSGLPIVTRYTFKKNNDLLWKLKPLDESNSRGNVFFKNETLPTEYDSYHINLNEGTSLDRTEIQTIPSNTHESKLTPYQPTNDEEFIRQNVKFSGNLEGREIQTVPQTSYLTATTTTTTTTTTTMTTTTTTTTTMTTTTTTTTTTTTTTTTTMTTTMTMMTMTTTKTTTKKSSKEDKVVSEIENNQNWKRNKTMHYCPYCRKCFDRPWVLKGHLRLHTGERPFECPVCHKSFADRSNLRAHQRTRNHHQWQWRCGVCFKAFSQRRYLERHCPEACRKYRISQRREQCN; encoded by the exons ATGCCAAGATGTCTGATAAGGTCAATGGCGAGATATCAGAAGACTCAGGATCGTCACGAAg ATACAGATTTAACTTGGATCCCACCATCGGTGGATTCCAAACGACAAAAACGAACGCAAGAAGTTAATACCATTTCTACTAACAATGTTTGGATGTGTTCTGGACTTCCCATTGTAACGCGATATACATTTAAGAagaataatgatttattatggAAATTAAAACCTTTGGATGAGTCTAATTCACGTGGAAATGTATTCTTTAAGAATGAAACGTTACCAACTGAATACGATTCCTACCATATTAACCTTAATGAag GTACTTCGTTAGATCGAACAGAGATTCAAACTATACCATCGAATACTCACGAATCAAAACTTACACCGTACCAACcgacgaacgacgaagaaTTTATTCGTCAGAACGTGAAGTTTTCCGGGAACTTGGAAGGGCGCGAAATTCAAACGGTACCACAAACTTCGTATCtaactgctactactactacaacgacaactacgacaacgacaatgacaacaacaacgacgacgacaacgacgatgacgacgactacaacgacgacgacgacgacaacgacaacgacgacgacgacgatgacgacgacgatgacgatgatgacaatgacgacgacgaagacgacgacaaagAAATCATCTAAGGAAGATAAAGTGGTATCTGagattgaaaataatcaaaattggaagagaaataaaacgatgcATTATTGTCCATATTGTCGGAAATGTTTTGACAGGCCATGGGTTTTAAAAGGACATTTGAGACTTCATACTGGAGAACGACCATTTGAGTGTCCTGTTTGTCACAAATCTTTTGCCGAtcg ATCGAATTTACGAGCTCATCAAAGAACAAGAAATCATCATCAATGGCAATGGCGTTGCGGAGTATGTTTTAAAGCATTTTCACAAAGACGATATTTAGAGCGCCATTGTCCCGAAGCTTgtcgaaaatatcgaatatctcAGAGAAGAGaacaatgtaattaa
- the LOC122636805 gene encoding protein odd-skipped-related 1-like isoform X1: protein MPRCLIRSMARYQKTQDRHEEDTDLTWIPPSVDSKRQKRTQEVNTISTNNVWMCSGLPIVTRYTFKKNNDLLWKLKPLDESNSRGNVFFKNETLPTEYDSYHINLNEGTSLDRTEIQTIPSNTHESKLTPYQPTNDEEFIRQNVKFSGNLEGREIQTVPQTSYLTATTTTTTTTTTTMTTTTTTTTTMTTTTTTTTTTTTTTTTTMTTTMTMMTMTTTKTTTKKSSKEDKVVSEIENNQNWKRNKTMHYCPYCRKCFDRPWVLKGHLRLHTGERPFECPVCHKSFADRSNLRAHQRTRNHHQWQWRCGVCFKAFSQRRYLERHCPEACRKYRISQRREQCN, encoded by the exons ATGCCAAGATGTCTGATAAGGTCAATGGCGAGATATCAGAAGACTCAGGATCGTCACGAAg AAGATACAGATTTAACTTGGATCCCACCATCGGTGGATTCCAAACGACAAAAACGAACGCAAGAAGTTAATACCATTTCTACTAACAATGTTTGGATGTGTTCTGGACTTCCCATTGTAACGCGATATACATTTAAGAagaataatgatttattatggAAATTAAAACCTTTGGATGAGTCTAATTCACGTGGAAATGTATTCTTTAAGAATGAAACGTTACCAACTGAATACGATTCCTACCATATTAACCTTAATGAag GTACTTCGTTAGATCGAACAGAGATTCAAACTATACCATCGAATACTCACGAATCAAAACTTACACCGTACCAACcgacgaacgacgaagaaTTTATTCGTCAGAACGTGAAGTTTTCCGGGAACTTGGAAGGGCGCGAAATTCAAACGGTACCACAAACTTCGTATCtaactgctactactactacaacgacaactacgacaacgacaatgacaacaacaacgacgacgacaacgacgatgacgacgactacaacgacgacgacgacgacaacgacaacgacgacgacgacgatgacgacgacgatgacgatgatgacaatgacgacgacgaagacgacgacaaagAAATCATCTAAGGAAGATAAAGTGGTATCTGagattgaaaataatcaaaattggaagagaaataaaacgatgcATTATTGTCCATATTGTCGGAAATGTTTTGACAGGCCATGGGTTTTAAAAGGACATTTGAGACTTCATACTGGAGAACGACCATTTGAGTGTCCTGTTTGTCACAAATCTTTTGCCGAtcg ATCGAATTTACGAGCTCATCAAAGAACAAGAAATCATCATCAATGGCAATGGCGTTGCGGAGTATGTTTTAAAGCATTTTCACAAAGACGATATTTAGAGCGCCATTGTCCCGAAGCTTgtcgaaaatatcgaatatctcAGAGAAGAGaacaatgtaattaa